In Deinococcus sp. QL22, the following are encoded in one genomic region:
- the infB gene encoding translation initiation factor IF-2, with product MSKVRIYTLAKDLGVENQRMLEILDGLGVSYKSVSSTIEEETVDLIKQILAEEGTESMATAPEAVTAEVTVAATPSASTLAVSAAEAPAKAGSDDVAPVAAATPEPAAAASAPAEASATPIATEIPHRAPVVTIMGHVDHGKTSLLDYIRKTKVAAKEAGGITQHVGAFEAQTSKGRIVFIDTPGHEAFTTIRARGANVADIAIIVIAADDSLMPQTREAIAHAQAAKVPMIIAINKVDLPQADPDRVKTDLTQLNLVPEEYGGDLVVVPVSAKTGVGVEELLEYISLTAELEDLRADPNAAFGGVVIEGRVDRQQGVLTTVMVQEGTLHVGDFLVVGENYGKIKAMNDSNGARIKEAGPSTPVQILGFSDVPNSGEKVASAKNEHAAREVVASRQSDRRDVENARVQRRKTLEEMMGPLSEDRTVNLIVRADSQGSVEAIQGILARRETDTVKLNVMLAGIGAPTEGDVLLASTAEATILCFSVTAPAGVKKIADNKGIDLKSYKIIYEMIDEVDRLIKGNLEPVFEEKYLGRAEVRMVIRHPKNGNIAGSYITDGSFKRNAKAKVTRGKETVYEGTIVGLKRFKDDVREVKNGFECGVNLDWEGVMEGDIIEASEMVEVIPA from the coding sequence ATGTCGAAAGTTCGAATTTATACCCTCGCCAAAGACCTTGGCGTAGAAAATCAACGGATGCTGGAAATTCTCGACGGACTCGGCGTTTCCTATAAGAGCGTCAGCAGCACCATTGAGGAAGAAACCGTAGACCTGATCAAGCAGATTTTGGCCGAAGAAGGCACGGAGAGTATGGCAACCGCACCGGAAGCAGTGACGGCGGAAGTCACCGTTGCAGCCACTCCAAGCGCGTCGACACTCGCAGTTTCGGCAGCGGAAGCCCCCGCCAAAGCAGGCAGCGACGATGTTGCGCCTGTAGCCGCCGCAACTCCTGAGCCCGCTGCCGCCGCGTCCGCACCTGCTGAAGCGTCTGCCACCCCTATTGCTACCGAAATCCCCCACCGCGCTCCCGTCGTGACCATCATGGGACACGTCGATCACGGCAAAACCAGTCTGCTGGACTACATCCGCAAGACCAAGGTGGCGGCCAAGGAAGCGGGCGGCATCACGCAGCATGTGGGCGCGTTTGAGGCCCAGACCAGCAAGGGCCGCATCGTGTTTATCGATACGCCCGGCCACGAAGCCTTTACCACCATCCGCGCACGCGGGGCCAACGTCGCTGACATCGCCATCATCGTGATTGCCGCCGACGACAGCCTGATGCCCCAGACCCGCGAGGCGATTGCCCACGCGCAGGCCGCCAAAGTGCCGATGATCATCGCCATCAACAAGGTAGATTTGCCTCAGGCCGATCCTGACCGCGTAAAAACGGACTTGACCCAGTTGAACCTCGTGCCCGAAGAGTACGGCGGCGACCTCGTGGTTGTCCCCGTGAGCGCCAAGACGGGCGTCGGCGTGGAAGAACTGCTGGAATACATCAGCCTGACGGCGGAACTTGAAGACCTGCGGGCCGATCCCAACGCTGCTTTCGGCGGCGTGGTCATCGAAGGCCGCGTAGACCGTCAGCAGGGCGTGCTAACCACCGTGATGGTGCAGGAAGGCACGCTGCACGTGGGCGACTTCTTGGTGGTAGGCGAGAACTACGGCAAGATCAAGGCCATGAACGACAGCAACGGCGCACGCATCAAGGAAGCTGGCCCCAGCACCCCGGTGCAGATTCTGGGCTTCAGCGACGTGCCCAACAGCGGTGAAAAGGTGGCGAGCGCCAAGAACGAGCATGCCGCCCGTGAAGTGGTCGCCAGTCGCCAGTCGGATCGCCGCGACGTGGAAAACGCCCGTGTGCAGCGCCGCAAGACCCTAGAGGAAATGATGGGGCCACTGAGCGAAGACCGCACCGTGAACCTGATCGTGCGGGCCGATTCGCAGGGCAGCGTGGAAGCCATTCAGGGCATTTTGGCCCGCCGTGAAACCGACACCGTGAAGCTGAACGTGATGCTGGCCGGAATCGGCGCACCCACTGAAGGCGACGTGCTGCTCGCCAGTACCGCCGAAGCCACGATCCTGTGCTTCAGCGTGACCGCCCCCGCGGGTGTCAAGAAAATTGCCGACAACAAAGGCATCGACCTCAAGAGCTACAAGATCATTTACGAGATGATCGATGAGGTAGACCGCCTGATCAAGGGCAACCTTGAACCCGTGTTCGAGGAGAAATACCTGGGCCGCGCCGAAGTCCGGATGGTCATTCGTCACCCCAAGAACGGCAACATCGCCGGGTCTTACATTACCGACGGCAGCTTTAAGCGCAACGCCAAAGCCAAAGTTACGCGCGGCAAAGAAACCGTGTACGAGGGCACTATCGTGGGCCTGAAACGCTTCAAGGACGATGTGCGCGAGGTCAAGAACGGCTTCGAGTGCGGAGTGAACCTGGACTGGGAAGGCGTGATGGAAGGCGACATCATCGAAGCCAGCGAAATGGTGGAAGTCATTCCGGCGTAA
- a CDS encoding tryptophan-rich sensory protein, which yields MTGLPRQLTLLAATILTLVMNYLSNALPLFGNSNGDISDSLPNAFTPAGLTFAIWGHIFLGLLAFAVYQALPAQRGLRHDRLFWPFLLGNLLNVAWLFAFQSLNFGLSVVIMLALLASLIWLYLTVRGLKPQGAEVLTLQLPTSLYLGWISVATIANITAFLVSAGVTQGALGLGAQAWSAVLLVIAALIGVFFLARFRDYAFAVVLLWAFYGVYAARPEVNTVVIAVALAAALVVVLGGAASARRGRNTLV from the coding sequence ATGACCGGACTTCCCAGACAACTCACACTCTTAGCCGCCACAATTCTGACCCTGGTGATGAATTACCTCAGCAACGCCCTGCCCCTGTTCGGCAACAGCAACGGCGACATCAGCGACAGCCTGCCCAACGCGTTTACGCCCGCTGGCCTGACCTTCGCCATCTGGGGGCACATCTTCCTGGGCTTGCTGGCGTTTGCCGTGTATCAGGCCTTGCCTGCCCAGCGTGGCCTGCGCCATGACCGTTTGTTCTGGCCCTTCCTGCTCGGCAATCTGCTGAACGTAGCGTGGCTGTTTGCCTTCCAGAGCCTGAATTTTGGGCTGAGCGTGGTCATCATGCTGGCGCTGCTGGCGAGCCTGATCTGGCTGTATCTCACAGTGCGCGGCCTGAAACCACAGGGCGCAGAAGTCCTGACGCTTCAACTTCCCACTAGCCTGTATCTGGGCTGGATCAGCGTGGCGACCATTGCCAATATCACTGCCTTCTTGGTCAGCGCAGGTGTTACGCAGGGCGCACTCGGTTTAGGCGCACAGGCGTGGTCAGCAGTCTTGCTGGTCATCGCCGCCCTGATCGGCGTGTTTTTCCTCGCCCGCTTCCGCGATTATGCGTTTGCTGTGGTGCTGCTGTGGGCGTTCTACGGCGTGTACGCGGCCCGCCCAGAAGTGAATACGGTGGTCATAGCAGTAGCGTTGGCTGCGGCGTTGGTGGTCGTGTTGGGCGGCGCGGCTTCTGCACGGCGCGGGCGCAATACGTTGGTTTAA
- the secD gene encoding protein translocase subunit SecD encodes MTYSNNRNNRNKRPNSRKAAPTGANRWTGLLLLLALLGSLLYIWRPWEHRNNLWTVWNDQYQFITLGLDLKGGLRIELAPESGTATREDLDRVKTVIENRINALGVAEPTVTVSGGKRVVVEIPGATPAVQQRAREIIQRTARLEFRIVQQGAQPDAALQASNPRSGGYTLAQLGPVEATGEVIANASSATDPQSGQWLVTFQNTDKGAATFGEFTGKNVQRLMAVVLDDQIQSVATIQQRLFRDVQISGNFTPEEASQLALVLKSGALPIKIKTEAERAIGPTLGADAIRSGAIAALVGIGLVFVMLFFYYGLWFGLVGALGLLFSSIVILGLLGGLGSTLTLPGIAGLVLTIGAAVDGNVISFERIKEELYKGKGIKNSIGVGYEHSTLTILDVNASHLLSALALYNYSSGPVKGFAVTLMIGVVASTFSNLLFAKWGMEWLAKRKPNMTAPQWIKPTNINFIKAAPIITTISVLLAIAGSIVLANKGLNYGVDFTSGTTLAIKTSSATSTEQVRNAVAGAGLGKVTAQNASIQRDITPSVSGATYTIKVPQLTSTEVQTLTGAIVKLPQGEVQSSETVGPAVGKELTDNTIKAVLLGLGLILIYVGFRFDFIMGLGSIVAVLHDVAIVMGLYSLLGLEFTIASVAALLTLIGYSLNDSIIVSDRIRENIREMRGKSYRDIVNTSINQTLSRTVMTSVATMLPLVSLLIFGGPVLRDFSMVLLVGILIGTYSSIYIVAPLVVYFEEWNRKRKIRPDAVKA; translated from the coding sequence GTGACTTACAGCAATAACCGAAACAACCGCAATAAACGCCCCAATTCACGGAAGGCGGCCCCTACCGGCGCGAACCGCTGGACGGGTCTGCTTCTCCTCCTGGCCCTGCTGGGCAGCTTGCTGTACATCTGGCGGCCCTGGGAACACCGTAACAACCTCTGGACGGTCTGGAACGACCAATATCAATTTATTACGCTGGGCCTCGACCTGAAAGGCGGCCTGAGAATCGAACTGGCCCCCGAAAGCGGCACCGCCACCCGCGAAGACCTCGACCGCGTAAAAACGGTGATCGAGAACCGAATTAATGCGCTGGGCGTGGCCGAACCCACGGTAACGGTCAGCGGCGGCAAGCGCGTGGTCGTGGAGATTCCCGGAGCCACGCCCGCCGTGCAGCAGCGTGCCCGTGAGATCATTCAGCGCACCGCCCGCCTAGAATTCCGAATCGTGCAGCAGGGCGCACAGCCCGACGCCGCATTGCAGGCCAGCAACCCCCGTTCGGGCGGCTACACGCTGGCGCAACTGGGGCCAGTCGAGGCCACGGGCGAAGTGATCGCCAACGCCTCTTCGGCCACCGATCCTCAGTCGGGGCAATGGCTGGTCACCTTCCAGAACACCGATAAGGGCGCGGCCACCTTTGGCGAATTTACGGGCAAAAACGTGCAACGCCTGATGGCGGTTGTGCTGGATGACCAGATTCAGAGTGTGGCCACTATTCAGCAGCGCCTGTTCCGTGACGTGCAGATCAGCGGCAACTTTACGCCTGAAGAAGCCAGCCAGTTGGCGCTGGTACTGAAATCAGGTGCCCTGCCCATCAAGATCAAAACCGAAGCCGAACGCGCCATCGGGCCAACGCTGGGCGCCGACGCCATTCGCAGCGGCGCAATTGCCGCGCTGGTGGGCATCGGGCTGGTGTTCGTCATGCTGTTTTTTTATTACGGCCTGTGGTTCGGCCTCGTGGGCGCATTGGGCCTGCTGTTTTCCAGCATCGTCATTCTGGGCCTGCTGGGCGGGCTGGGTTCCACCCTCACGCTGCCCGGTATCGCCGGACTGGTGCTGACCATCGGCGCGGCAGTCGACGGCAACGTCATTTCCTTCGAGCGTATCAAGGAAGAACTGTACAAAGGCAAAGGCATCAAAAATTCGATCGGAGTGGGCTACGAACACTCCACACTGACCATTCTGGACGTCAACGCCTCGCATTTGCTGTCGGCTCTGGCGCTTTACAACTATTCCAGCGGGCCAGTCAAAGGCTTTGCCGTCACGCTGATGATCGGTGTGGTCGCGTCTACGTTCTCTAACCTGCTGTTTGCCAAATGGGGCATGGAATGGCTCGCCAAGCGCAAGCCCAATATGACCGCGCCGCAGTGGATCAAACCCACCAACATCAACTTCATCAAAGCCGCGCCGATTATTACCACTATCAGCGTGTTGTTGGCCATTGCGGGCAGCATCGTGCTGGCCAACAAGGGCTTAAATTACGGCGTGGACTTTACCAGCGGCACCACACTGGCCATCAAAACCAGCAGTGCCACCTCCACCGAGCAGGTTCGCAACGCCGTTGCAGGCGCAGGGCTGGGCAAAGTGACGGCCCAAAATGCCAGCATTCAGCGCGACATTACCCCTAGCGTCAGCGGCGCAACCTACACCATCAAGGTGCCGCAACTGACCAGCACCGAGGTGCAGACCCTCACCGGGGCCATCGTCAAACTGCCGCAGGGCGAAGTGCAGTCCAGCGAAACGGTGGGGCCAGCGGTAGGTAAAGAACTCACCGACAACACCATCAAGGCCGTGCTGCTGGGCCTCGGCCTGATTCTGATCTACGTGGGCTTCCGCTTCGACTTCATCATGGGTCTGGGCAGTATCGTGGCCGTCCTGCACGACGTGGCCATCGTCATGGGGCTGTATTCGTTGCTGGGGCTGGAGTTTACGATTGCCAGCGTCGCGGCGCTCCTGACCCTGATCGGCTATTCGCTCAACGATTCCATCATCGTGTCTGACCGAATCCGCGAGAATATCCGCGAAATGCGGGGCAAAAGCTACCGCGACATCGTGAATACGTCGATCAACCAGACGCTTTCGCGCACCGTCATGACTTCGGTGGCCACCATGCTGCCGCTCGTCAGCCTGCTGATTTTCGGCGGCCCCGTGCTGCGCGACTTCAGCATGGTCTTGCTGGTGGGCATCCTCATCGGCACCTATTCCAGCATCTACATCGTGGCCCCGCTGGTGGTCTACTTTGAAGAATGGAACCGCAAACGCAAGATCAGGCCCGACGCTGTAAAGGCGTAA
- the nusA gene encoding transcription termination factor NusA: MTQPEFNFADALREVAQARNINEMQLIEAFEQSLAQAYTRNVEPDKRIEVHLDPGSGELEVLVVREVVEKAEDEHMQISLADALELDPGVEIGMEMEFPVDREKFSRIALQAAKQTLTQKMRETERNVVFNEYKDREGQVLTAQVVRSDNKGNWFVELGAGEAILPPREQIPGEKLTPGTRVKIYLKEVRKTPKGPTILASRADERLLDYLLKQEIPEVANGIVEVKAISREAGQRSKVAVFSHNANVDPIGACIGHRGNRIQAVTGELGRERVDVILWDANTRDFIRNALSPAKVGLIEVHQDRRESTVTVTPDQLSLAIGKGGQNVRLAAKLTGFKIDLRETAAISDLDAAMQQALQDEQDGVSSGNAQSAFDALFKDSKSVATASPEDIGE; encoded by the coding sequence AGCCTTCGAGCAGTCTTTGGCACAGGCCTACACGCGCAATGTGGAACCCGACAAGCGCATCGAGGTTCACCTTGATCCGGGCAGCGGCGAGCTGGAAGTGCTGGTGGTGCGCGAGGTCGTGGAAAAGGCCGAAGACGAGCACATGCAGATCAGCCTCGCCGACGCGCTGGAACTCGATCCGGGCGTTGAAATCGGCATGGAAATGGAATTCCCAGTAGACCGGGAGAAGTTTTCTCGCATCGCGTTGCAGGCCGCCAAGCAGACGTTGACGCAGAAAATGCGTGAAACCGAGCGCAACGTGGTCTTCAACGAATACAAAGACCGCGAAGGGCAGGTGCTGACCGCGCAGGTGGTTCGCAGTGACAACAAGGGCAACTGGTTCGTGGAACTGGGCGCTGGCGAGGCAATTTTGCCCCCCCGCGAGCAGATTCCCGGCGAGAAACTGACGCCCGGCACCCGCGTCAAAATTTACCTGAAAGAAGTGCGGAAAACGCCCAAAGGCCCGACCATTCTGGCGAGCCGTGCCGACGAGCGCCTGCTGGACTACCTGCTGAAGCAGGAAATTCCCGAAGTCGCCAACGGCATTGTGGAAGTAAAGGCCATCAGCCGCGAGGCAGGGCAGCGTTCCAAGGTCGCCGTGTTCAGCCACAACGCCAACGTTGACCCCATCGGCGCATGCATCGGGCACCGGGGCAACCGCATTCAGGCGGTCACTGGCGAACTGGGCCGCGAGCGTGTAGACGTGATTTTGTGGGACGCCAACACCCGCGACTTCATCCGCAACGCGCTGTCTCCGGCCAAAGTGGGCCTGATCGAAGTGCATCAGGATCGCCGCGAATCCACCGTGACCGTCACGCCCGATCAGTTGTCTCTGGCCATCGGCAAGGGCGGACAGAACGTGCGTCTGGCGGCCAAGTTAACCGGATTCAAAATCGACCTACGCGAAACGGCGGCCATCAGTGACCTTGACGCAGCCATGCAGCAGGCCCTGCAAGACGAGCAGGACGGCGTCAGCAGCGGCAACGCGCAGTCGGCCTTCGACGCGCTGTTTAAGGACAGCAAGTCGGTGGCGACGGCCAGCCCGGAAGACATCGGAGAATAA
- the argJ gene encoding bifunctional glutamate N-acetyltransferase/amino-acid acetyltransferase ArgJ, which produces MQFPKGFQAAAIAAGIKPSGKTDLSCVVSDADCVWAFAGTRSTTAAACVTRNREVYAAGGPVRALVVNAGNANAATGKRGAGDNADIADALGSVLNVDQDAVLTASTGIIGHLLPMDKVLSGVEHLPEDLSPEAGSFAAAIMTTDLVPKTVLVTLSTGATIVGTAKGSGMIHPDMATMFAFAFTDAQVDQTALRTAFGGIVNRTFNAVTVDGDTSTNDMALVLANGQAGAVDSAEFLAALEGVMRDLARQIAADGEGATKLLTVRVTGAGTEAEALAAARTCCVSPLLKSALHGNDPNWGRVIMAVGRSGAAVNIEKMAVSVQGTPVFAGRPLPYDAETVSASMKADEVIFDVDLGVGSAAGEAWGCDLSAEYVSINAEYTT; this is translated from the coding sequence ATGCAGTTTCCCAAGGGGTTTCAGGCGGCGGCCATTGCGGCGGGCATCAAGCCGAGTGGCAAAACGGATTTGAGTTGCGTAGTGTCGGACGCAGACTGTGTATGGGCGTTCGCGGGCACGCGCAGTACCACCGCCGCCGCGTGCGTGACGCGCAACCGTGAAGTGTATGCAGCGGGCGGCCCCGTGCGTGCCCTCGTGGTTAATGCCGGAAACGCCAACGCCGCCACAGGCAAACGCGGGGCGGGCGATAATGCCGATATTGCCGACGCGCTCGGCAGCGTGCTGAACGTGGATCAGGACGCCGTGCTGACCGCCAGCACCGGCATCATCGGCCACTTACTGCCGATGGACAAAGTGCTGAGCGGCGTGGAACATCTGCCCGAAGACCTGTCACCGGAAGCCGGTTCCTTTGCCGCCGCCATCATGACCACCGACCTGGTGCCCAAAACGGTGTTGGTCACGCTGTCTACAGGCGCAACCATCGTGGGCACCGCTAAAGGCAGCGGCATGATTCACCCCGATATGGCGACCATGTTCGCGTTCGCGTTCACCGACGCGCAGGTCGACCAAACGGCGCTGCGGACGGCTTTTGGGGGCATCGTGAACCGCACCTTCAATGCCGTGACCGTAGACGGTGACACCAGCACCAACGACATGGCCCTCGTGCTGGCCAACGGGCAAGCCGGGGCGGTAGACAGCGCCGAGTTTCTGGCCGCGCTGGAAGGCGTCATGCGCGATCTCGCCCGCCAGATCGCCGCCGATGGCGAGGGGGCCACCAAGCTGCTGACCGTGCGCGTAACCGGAGCCGGCACCGAAGCCGAAGCCCTCGCCGCCGCCCGTACCTGCTGTGTCAGTCCGCTGCTGAAAAGCGCTCTGCACGGCAACGACCCGAACTGGGGCCGCGTGATTATGGCCGTGGGCCGCAGCGGTGCCGCCGTGAACATAGAAAAAATGGCGGTATCGGTGCAGGGTACGCCCGTCTTCGCAGGCCGCCCACTGCCCTACGACGCGGAAACCGTCAGTGCCAGCATGAAGGCCGATGAAGTGATTTTTGACGTCGACTTGGGCGTGGGCAGCGCGGCAGGAGAAGCATGGGGCTGCGACCTCAGCGCCGAATATGTAAGTATCAACGCCGAATACACGACGTAA
- a CDS encoding YlxR family protein, translating to MPDALPTTDTLPRHTPERSCVACRRKRPQVEFVRVTRQDGVWAVQVGKRSGRGAYVCSDSPACWQDKKLRRAFGTQAVQVAAQLAARQNPPQS from the coding sequence TTGCCAGACGCCCTGCCCACCACCGACACCCTGCCGAGGCATACGCCTGAGCGCAGTTGTGTCGCGTGCCGCCGCAAACGCCCGCAAGTAGAGTTTGTGCGCGTGACCCGGCAAGACGGTGTATGGGCAGTGCAGGTCGGCAAACGCAGCGGGCGCGGCGCGTATGTGTGCAGCGACTCGCCTGCATGCTGGCAAGACAAAAAATTGCGGAGGGCGTTTGGCACTCAGGCGGTGCAGGTGGCCGCACAGCTTGCAGCACGCCAGAATCCCCCCCAGTCTTGA
- a CDS encoding HNH endonuclease produces the protein MARRNSESTWPEPLPEAEPLVCALCHRETPALTQHHLMPVLQGRRKGMKVQDLPTVGLCSACHGYVHSTFSNADLSGPYSTLEALSENEGVIKFVKWVKKQPVSKLVKVK, from the coding sequence ATGGCCCGCCGCAACTCCGAATCCACTTGGCCCGAACCTCTCCCCGAAGCCGAACCGTTGGTGTGTGCTCTGTGTCACCGCGAAACGCCTGCGCTGACCCAACACCACCTGATGCCCGTGCTGCAAGGCCGCCGCAAGGGAATGAAGGTGCAGGATTTGCCCACGGTCGGCCTGTGCTCGGCCTGTCACGGCTACGTTCACAGCACCTTTTCCAACGCCGACCTGTCGGGGCCGTACAGCACCCTCGAAGCCCTGAGCGAAAACGAAGGCGTCATCAAATTTGTGAAGTGGGTGAAAAAACAGCCGGTCAGTAAATTGGTGAAGGTGAAGTAG